ACGCGGACGAACAATCGGTGCACCGTTGAGAGCGGTCTGGTGAACATGATCAAAACCCTGGACAGCGAGATGAAGCAAAACAGCCACATCTTGGCCACGCCTTCCGCCAAGCAGCTGGATGCGATGCAAAGCGAAGTCGAAACGCTCCGGCAAGAGGTGTCCAACAAGGATCGTGTCCTGGAAGACTTGCGGGAAGCGGTCAACCAAAACCTGCGCCGCTTCAATGTGCCGCGCGAAGGGTTTGACTCGCTCGAAACACTCATCGGAAAACTGCTCCAGAAGCTGAGCGATCGTAACCGGTACTGGGCAAGCCAAGCAACCGGTGCCTGGGCGGACACAGTGGCCAAGCAGACCGAAATGGAGGAGCTGAAACGGTTGATCGACAGCAAGGCTGTCGAGAACGTGAACAAGAGGGCTCAGCTGGAGAAGCTGAAGAAGAGCATACAGGACAAAAAGAAAGACTGTCAAAAGCTGGAGAGTAGCATCCAAAGAAATGCACATGCTCAGCGCAACCACAAGTAGGGCGCCAGAAACACTCCAAATTGGGTATCGATTTTAAGCTTTTTGGTTTTGAACTTCGAAATGAAATCGCAACTGAATCGTAATAAAAGTGAACGAACAACAAGTGATTACAGTCGTTTTACTTTGGGACTTTCAGATGGTGGTGCTTAAAAATCTGTCAAAACAATGATTAAGTCGTGTAAGTTATAGTTCTGCAGCTACGGGGATCATGGCAGACGTTCTCAGTTTCATGCCAGAAATGCATTTCTAGACCGTAATATTTTTGTCatttgcccatttttgttgtttaaacACGCGGATAGCCCCATTTTTAACTCCCCAGAACCGGAGCTAAGTCTACAATTCTTCAGTTCAAAGCACTTTTGCTCAGAATCCCTCAGAATCCCTCAGAATCCCCCAGATATCTCAAAGCTTGGCGATAATGATTTTAAAATTGGTTTACTTAGATGCTTGG
The window above is part of the Anopheles cruzii unplaced genomic scaffold, idAnoCruzAS_RS32_06 scaffold01839_ctg1, whole genome shotgun sequence genome. Proteins encoded here:
- the LOC128276641 gene encoding uncharacterized protein LOC128276641 — translated: MIKTLDSEMKQNSHILATPSAKQLDAMQSEVETLRQEVSNKDRVLEDLREAVNQNLRRFNVPREGFDSLETLIGKLLQKLSDRNRYWASQATGAWADTVAKQTEMEELKRLIDSKAVENVNKRAQLEKLKKSIQDKKKDCQKLESSIQRNAHAQRNHK